A DNA window from Candidatus Saccharibacteria bacterium oral taxon 955 contains the following coding sequences:
- the dnaN gene encoding DNA polymerase III subunit beta — MELSVTQDNLARALSAVGRVASNRAGLPILGNILLRTEGTRLLVAATNLEIAATYYIGAKVSKQGSLTLPAKLVSEFISSLPKGTVDISTKGTSMTLTSGNFSSIMSGVDSSEFPELPSIDEKEAVAYTISVTDFKQAVNQTIITTSSDVTRPVLTGVYWHSIDGELYLAGTDGYRLAERRLVKTKSEIAAIVPTSSLQEVLRTITDGVDEIEVLFDDTQVRFRVGSAEITSRLIDGNYPDYRQLIPKESETSIQLRSDEFARIVKIAGLFARESGGSITLTADADTQQLSIHSIASELGENTSSADAKITTSGQVTLNSRYISEALGVLDGEVIEFRFSGKLSPCVLTSVEKNPNYTHIIMPLKS, encoded by the coding sequence ATGGAACTGTCTGTCACTCAAGATAATCTCGCTCGTGCACTTAGTGCCGTTGGTCGTGTTGCGAGCAACAGGGCGGGCCTACCGATTCTTGGCAATATCCTTTTACGCACAGAAGGCACTCGCCTATTAGTTGCAGCGACCAATCTAGAGATTGCGGCAACTTATTATATTGGCGCAAAAGTATCAAAGCAAGGGTCACTTACGCTCCCAGCTAAACTAGTAAGTGAGTTTATTTCAAGCCTCCCGAAAGGAACTGTGGATATATCTACAAAAGGAACATCTATGACACTTACGTCGGGCAATTTCTCATCGATTATGAGCGGTGTTGACTCTTCGGAGTTTCCAGAACTACCATCCATCGACGAAAAAGAGGCGGTTGCTTATACAATTTCGGTTACTGATTTTAAACAGGCGGTAAATCAAACGATTATTACAACAAGTAGCGATGTAACGCGACCTGTTCTGACGGGTGTTTATTGGCATTCAATCGACGGAGAATTGTACTTAGCGGGAACCGATGGGTATAGGCTGGCAGAGCGCCGTCTTGTTAAGACAAAAAGTGAGATCGCCGCAATTGTGCCTACGTCTAGCCTACAGGAAGTGCTACGTACGATTACAGATGGAGTTGATGAGATTGAGGTGTTGTTTGATGATACACAAGTTCGTTTTCGGGTTGGTAGTGCTGAGATTACGAGTCGCTTGATTGACGGCAATTACCCAGACTACCGTCAGCTGATTCCGAAAGAATCCGAAACCTCAATCCAGCTGAGGTCGGATGAATTTGCGCGTATTGTTAAGATTGCTGGGTTGTTTGCGCGTGAGTCTGGAGGTAGTATCACGCTCACGGCGGACGCCGATACTCAGCAGTTGAGCATTCACTCTATTGCTAGTGAATTAGGGGAAAACACCTCTAGCGCTGATGCAAAGATCACTACTAGCGGGCAGGTTACACTTAACTCACGCTATATTAGTGAAGCGCTTGGTGTCCTTGATGGTGAAGTAATTGAATTTAGGTTTAGCGGAAAACTCTCCCCCTGTGTCCTCACCTCTGTCGAGAAAAATCCAAACTATACGCACATTATTATGCCACTAAAGAGCTAG
- the recF gene encoding DNA replication and repair protein RecF (All proteins in this family for which functions are known are DNA-binding proteins that assist the filamentation of RecA onto DNA for the initiation of recombination or recombinational repair.) has protein sequence MNIRSLRLQNFRNHSDETVSFDSPITVIYGNNGTGKTAILEAIYIALRGSSFRGTDKDILKNGKPWYRIDIETDSYEVTSVYGVNEYKRKYFLVEDRKSLRLPRQFRRPVVLFTPDDLRLVDGSPSRRRKYLDTFLSQYDPTYARQLRRYERALAQRNKLLKYTETTNETLFSWNVILSDAGTYIINARCDYINKLNQSIQAYYRDISGNNDHVRLEYTGYRASSQQLLHAYEHSLARDQCAQHTSVGPHRHDLEIRLNDRPAEEVASRGEVRTLILALKYREVDIVRANDEVDPVILLDDVFGELDEVRQNNLLKELDGLQIIITSTHTIGREGIAHIYLAD, from the coding sequence ATGAACATTAGGTCGCTTAGACTTCAGAACTTCCGTAATCACTCCGATGAGACGGTTTCGTTTGATAGCCCGATTACCGTGATTTACGGTAATAACGGTACTGGTAAAACAGCAATTTTAGAGGCGATCTATATCGCTCTGAGAGGCTCTTCTTTTCGAGGGACTGATAAAGATATTCTCAAAAATGGCAAACCATGGTATCGCATCGATATAGAGACAGATAGTTACGAGGTTACGTCAGTCTATGGTGTAAATGAGTATAAGCGAAAATATTTTTTAGTTGAAGACAGGAAGTCATTGAGACTTCCACGACAATTTCGTCGACCTGTCGTTTTATTTACTCCTGATGATCTTCGCTTAGTGGACGGTTCACCGTCTCGCAGGAGAAAATATCTAGATACCTTCCTTTCTCAGTATGACCCGACTTACGCACGACAGCTGAGGCGATATGAGCGTGCCCTTGCTCAGCGCAACAAGCTGCTAAAATACACAGAAACAACAAACGAAACGCTATTTTCTTGGAACGTTATTTTAAGTGACGCAGGGACATATATCATCAATGCTCGTTGTGATTATATCAACAAATTAAATCAGTCTATTCAAGCTTATTATCGGGACATATCGGGTAATAATGATCATGTGCGACTTGAGTACACTGGATATAGAGCCTCTAGTCAACAGTTGCTTCACGCCTATGAACATAGCCTTGCTCGTGACCAATGTGCGCAACATACCTCTGTCGGTCCACATCGACACGACTTAGAGATACGTTTAAACGATCGACCTGCCGAAGAGGTCGCATCGCGTGGAGAGGTTCGCACACTGATCCTTGCCCTCAAGTACCGAGAGGTTGATATCGTGCGAGCTAATGATGAGGTTGATCCAGTGATTCTCCTTGATGATGTATTTGGTGAGCTTGATGAGGTTCGTCAAAATAATCTGCTCAAGGAACTAGACGGTCTTCAGATAATTATTACATCTACTCATACTATCGGGCGAGAAGGTATCGCCCATATCTATCTCGCGGATTAG
- a CDS encoding PEGA domain-containing protein, giving the protein MDNVHKTKIAIAIVALAFIGIIVWSIIQIHQADGKVAIRIIKAPADATVKIDGKNHGGDTVYLEPGSHSYVISRPEFKTVAGKITVRKDAAGQTITGVLSPVSDAGQTIYKNRRRDFSAAESQAGKAAVERGEEQSDANPIIRLLPYSNLLFTIGYRADPEDPTEKAIIIEIDAPPTYRDAAITQISAWGYNPAEYKIHFKNEENPFK; this is encoded by the coding sequence ATGGATAACGTACATAAAACAAAGATAGCCATCGCCATAGTAGCACTTGCTTTTATCGGAATTATCGTCTGGTCAATTATCCAAATACACCAAGCCGACGGCAAGGTAGCGATCAGGATTATTAAAGCACCGGCTGACGCAACAGTTAAGATTGATGGTAAAAACCACGGGGGAGATACCGTATACCTTGAACCAGGCTCGCACTCATACGTAATCTCACGCCCAGAGTTTAAAACAGTGGCCGGCAAGATAACAGTGCGAAAAGACGCAGCTGGGCAAACAATTACTGGTGTTCTATCACCAGTCAGCGACGCTGGCCAGACGATCTACAAGAACCGACGCCGAGACTTTTCTGCGGCCGAAAGCCAGGCCGGTAAGGCTGCTGTAGAGAGAGGCGAGGAGCAATCAGATGCCAATCCTATTATTCGACTACTTCCATACTCAAACCTCCTGTTTACGATCGGTTATCGTGCCGATCCAGAAGACCCAACAGAGAAAGCCATCATTATAGAGATTGACGCTCCACCAACTTACCGTGACGCCGCTATTACACAGATATCAGCCTGGGGATACAACCCAGCTGAGTATAAAATTCACTTCAAAAATGAGGAGAATCCATTCAAATGA